One genomic segment of Alicycliphilus denitrificans K601 includes these proteins:
- a CDS encoding heavy-metal-associated domain-containing protein yields the protein METIELKVAGMTCASCAISVSKALKRVPGVDDVHVDLARGTASVTGGQTSQSTPALITALSVAGYEASASSPPASASGHGAGPKGHGGGCCR from the coding sequence ATGGAAACCATAGAACTCAAGGTCGCCGGCATGACCTGCGCTTCCTGCGCGATTTCGGTCAGCAAGGCGCTCAAGCGCGTGCCTGGCGTGGATGACGTGCATGTCGATCTGGCTCGCGGCACTGCGAGTGTCACCGGCGGCCAGACGTCACAGAGCACGCCAGCGCTGATCACTGCGTTATCTGTTGCGGGCTACGAGGCATCCGCCTCTTCGCCGCCGGCCAGCGCATCCGGTCACGGTGCCGGCCCGAAGGGACACGGCGGCGGCTGCTGCCGCTGA
- a CDS encoding DUF3141 domain-containing protein, protein MDTTTDSQRIAAPAALFAAYWGDMLWRAVATGEVLRQRANNMTEHEAAGMPVLLHFESEQVVDGHDMQPASNYRLLRVTRCGTDALEKHVRKGASPVLVVDPRAGHGPGIGGFKRDSEVGMALLEGHPVYFVVFDPEPVEGQTMGAVVQTLAAFIDIVAKRHRGKAPIVYGNCQGGWAITLALSHCEHRAALAVLNGSPLSYWAGERGINPMRLLGGFTGGIWPAHWVSDLGAGRFDGAWLVQNFEALRPEGVFKKYDTLFAQPESERDRFLEFERWWNGFYQIAREEMLSIAGDLFVGNHLEDGEVVVDDHCRADLRRVGAPLMIFCSNGDNITPPHQALGWLKAVYPTTADLVAAGQRVVYLMHQHVGHLGIFVSAGVARREHRAILHHAESIQALDPGLYEMVLDDSTSADLAAGARFEPRRLEDLPFDANPAGFDKVEVLSEATERFYAQWVSPWVRFAVTLESARELRALHPMRVSRKVWSEQVTPTLALLPWMQRWLEQCGAQGPHRVVNPWYQLERAGADAVEQAMESWRKGRDLWAELVFEQAYAS, encoded by the coding sequence ATGGACACAACGACAGACTCGCAGCGTATCGCTGCACCAGCTGCGCTGTTCGCTGCGTACTGGGGTGACATGCTGTGGCGCGCCGTCGCGACCGGCGAAGTGCTGAGACAGCGGGCGAACAACATGACCGAACACGAAGCGGCAGGGATGCCGGTGCTGCTTCACTTCGAGTCAGAGCAGGTGGTCGACGGCCACGACATGCAGCCGGCGAGCAACTACCGGCTGCTTCGGGTTACGCGCTGCGGCACTGACGCCTTGGAGAAGCACGTACGCAAGGGGGCGTCACCAGTGCTGGTGGTCGATCCGCGCGCCGGCCACGGCCCAGGCATCGGCGGCTTCAAGCGCGATTCCGAAGTCGGCATGGCCCTGCTCGAAGGCCATCCGGTGTACTTCGTGGTCTTCGATCCAGAGCCGGTCGAGGGACAGACGATGGGTGCGGTCGTGCAGACGCTGGCCGCATTCATTGACATCGTGGCCAAGCGCCACCGAGGCAAGGCCCCGATCGTTTATGGCAACTGCCAAGGCGGTTGGGCGATCACGCTTGCGCTTTCGCATTGCGAGCATCGCGCCGCTTTGGCGGTGCTGAACGGTTCACCGTTGTCGTACTGGGCCGGTGAGAGGGGCATCAACCCGATGCGTCTCCTGGGCGGGTTCACTGGTGGCATCTGGCCGGCGCACTGGGTCTCCGACCTCGGTGCCGGACGCTTCGACGGCGCCTGGCTTGTCCAGAACTTCGAGGCATTGCGGCCGGAAGGCGTATTTAAGAAGTACGACACCTTGTTCGCGCAACCGGAGAGCGAGCGCGACCGTTTCCTGGAGTTCGAACGCTGGTGGAACGGCTTCTATCAGATCGCCCGCGAGGAAATGCTGTCGATTGCGGGTGATCTGTTTGTCGGCAACCATCTGGAGGACGGCGAGGTCGTCGTTGACGACCACTGCCGAGCGGACCTCAGACGCGTTGGCGCGCCCCTGATGATCTTCTGCTCCAACGGCGACAACATCACGCCGCCCCACCAGGCGCTCGGCTGGCTCAAGGCGGTATACCCGACGACCGCGGACCTGGTCGCCGCAGGTCAGCGCGTCGTCTACCTGATGCACCAGCACGTGGGCCACCTCGGGATATTCGTTTCCGCTGGAGTGGCGCGACGGGAGCACCGTGCCATCTTGCATCATGCCGAATCGATCCAGGCGCTCGATCCTGGTCTCTACGAGATGGTTCTGGACGACAGTACCTCTGCGGACTTGGCCGCAGGCGCGCGGTTCGAGCCGCGGCGACTGGAAGACCTGCCCTTCGATGCCAATCCAGCCGGGTTCGACAAGGTCGAGGTGCTTTCGGAGGCTACTGAGCGGTTCTATGCGCAGTGGGTGTCACCGTGGGTCCGCTTCGCCGTCACCCTCGAATCGGCTCGTGAGCTTCGGGCGCTGCACCCAATGCGCGTCAGCCGCAAGGTCTGGTCCGAGCAGGTGACGCCCACCCTCGCGCTGTTGCCATGGATGCAGCGATGGCTTGAGCAATGCGGTGCACAGGGCCCTCATCGGGTCGTCAATCCGTGGTACCAGCTGGAGCGTGCCGGCGCAGACGCGGTTGAACAGGCGATGGAATCGTGGCGCAAGGGCCGCGATTTGTGGGCTGAGCTTGTGTTCGAGCAGGCCTATGCCAGCTAG
- a CDS encoding c-type cytochrome → MALRNLHLGAAGLLTLLLVTGAGYFSLRAGGWQAPPLLHSLRPDDPQVLRTGARIYAQQCTACHGAKGEGQPNWRERGPDGLLPAPPHDASGHTWHHPDEQLFAITKYGLAKLIKQPDYRTAMPIYDGMLSDDEIVTTLSWIKAQWPPEVRRRHDEINNEYRKSLAR, encoded by the coding sequence ATGGCATTGAGAAACTTGCACCTGGGAGCCGCAGGTCTGCTGACCCTGCTGCTGGTGACTGGGGCGGGCTATTTCTCCCTGCGTGCCGGCGGCTGGCAGGCGCCGCCGCTGCTGCACAGCCTGCGCCCCGACGATCCCCAGGTGCTGCGCACCGGCGCCCGCATCTATGCGCAGCAATGTACAGCCTGCCATGGTGCCAAGGGCGAAGGGCAGCCGAACTGGCGCGAGCGCGGGCCCGATGGCCTGCTGCCTGCGCCGCCGCACGACGCGAGCGGCCACACCTGGCACCACCCGGACGAGCAACTGTTCGCCATCACCAAGTACGGACTGGCCAAGCTGATCAAACAACCCGACTACCGCACGGCCATGCCCATCTACGACGGAATGTTGAGCGACGACGAGATCGTGACCACGCTGTCATGGATCAAGGCGCAATGGCCGCCAGAGGTAAGGCGTCGCCATGACGAAATCAACAATGAGTATCGAAAGTCGTTGGCCAGATAG